CGGCGTAATGCCACAGGCTGATGTTGGTCATCGGCGATGTGACGGTCTTGAGGTTTTCCGCCATGGGCAGGAAGAGGCCGTCGCGCCAGGCCGCGTTGCGTGCGGTGCCGCCATAGCCCTCCAGCAGGCGGGCCGCATCGACCAGGGTAAAGCTGTCGTAGGCCTCGTCGAGGCCATGTCGGTACATCTGGCCACGGCCGTTGAAGGTGCGCACCGGCCAGGTCTTGTAATTCTTGGCGTAGAAGTCCAGCTGCTTGGCGGCCCATTCGCCGTATTTGGTTTCGCCGGTGAGGCGATAGATGCGTGCTGCCATCTGGGTGCGCGCGATGTTGTAGCCGCGCACATAGGCGACCCAGGCTTCGTAGAACTTCTGTTCGCCCGTGCCCGCGATCTTGGTGGGTTCAGGGCTGTCGGGCGTCCAGGTCACGAGGGCGCCCGTCTTGGGGTCCAGGTAGTTCTGCACCCAGCCACCCACCATGTCGGCACGTTCACGGCTTCTTGCGGACCAGTTGTCCACATCGGTCTTCTGTGCCTTGAGCCAGGTGGCGATATCGGCAGAGGTCTTGAGCTTGGCCGCCAGCGTCGTCCAGTCTTCCTTCGCCTCGCGGATGCCGTAGAACACGCCGGCGGCCGGCAATGCCAGGGACTTCGACGAGGACGCCGTGGTCGTGAGGCCGTCGCCGCTGGAGACCGGCGCGGTGGCGGTCAATTCGGTCTGGGTCCAGATCGTGCTGCCCGCCGCAGCGACGTCTGCCGAAGCGAGGATGCCGCTGTTCGTGGCCGACCCGACCACGGCCGTTGCCGTGGACTTCGTGCTGATGGATGTGCTTCCCGTTGCGGCGGCCTGGGTCTTTGCCGTCGGACGCGGGCTGGTCGCGGTGAGGGGTGTTGTCGCCGCCGCAGCGGGCGTGGCGCTCACGCTGGCCGATGCCGCCGCTGATGCCGCGGCCTCCGGCGCACTGGCGGCACTAGGCGCCGCCGCTCCGGCGCCACTCGCGGCGGCGTCTAGGGCTACCGTGCTGGGTGTGTTGCTGGCGAGCCCCTGCTCCGGTTTGGCCTGCTCGGTGCCACCGCCACAAGCCTGCAGCAGGCTGCAGGCGCTGAGGAACAAGATCAGGCTGGAGGCGCGATAGCGATCGGACGGCATGGCAGTGGCGGCTCTGGCTGAGTCGAAGCAAGTGATGCCGCTATTTTCGGCCTCCTTGGCCAAGCCGGCGGCTAAATGTTTGGGGGCATGCGCGCGCTTGGCCACATGGCGGCGTGCAGATTCCTCGAATCTGGCCGCCTAGCGCCGGCGCGTTACGAGATGCTTCAGGACCTGTGCAATGAAGATGCTGTTGCCCACCAGGTAGCGCTTCCACAGCCGACCCGGCTCCTGGCTGAGGCGGAACAGCCATTCAAGCCCGTTGCGCTGCATCCATTGTGGTGCGTGGCTCTTGGTGCCCGCGATCAGCGCAAAGGCGAAACCCACGCCCAGCGCGATGGGCTTGAGATGCGGCTGCTGCGCAAGCATCCAGGACTCCTGCTTAGGGCATCCCAGCCCCACGAAGACCAGGCCCGCACCACTTTGGTTGATCTGTTCGGTGATTTCGGCATCGAACGGCGGCTCAGCGGGCAGCATCGGCGGTGACACCGCGCCGGCGATCTTCAGCTCGGGAAACTGCGCCAGCAGATTGGCCCGCATCAGCTCCAGCTCCTGGGGCGTGCCGCCATACAGAAACACCGAAACGCCCTCGGCCGCCGCGCGCCTGCAGAGTTCCAGGGTCAGGCGAGGGCCGTTCACGCGCTCGGCGAAGGCCATGCCGTTCAGGTGTTTCAAGGCCCAGACCAGGGGCATGCCGTCGGTGACGACCCAGCGCGCCTTGGCCATGGCGCCGGCAAGCCCGGGCATGCTCAGCGCGCGTGTCACCATGTCGACGTTGGCGACGCAGACGATGCCGCCGGACCGGGCCGCTGCATCCCGCATGATGGCGTTGACGGCAGCCGTAAAACTGCCGCCGAAGAGCCGTATGCCAAAGAGCGAGGTTTCGACGAGCTCGGCTCGGCCCTGGCTCAGCGGCTCGCTAACGTGGGAATTCAAGGTCTTGAACCCTCAGGCCTTGAGCTTCTCGGCCAGGATCTGCACCGTGCGCTCTGCCGCCTTGCCATCCCACAGCAGCGGTCGGCGGCCCTTCTTGCCGTTGCCGGCAATCGCCTCGAGTGCGTACTTGATGACGTTGGCAGGGTCGGTGCCGGCCAGCACGTTGCTGCCTTCATCGACGGTGACGGGGCGCTCGGTGTTCTCGCGGATGGTGACGCAGGGCACGCCCAGGGCGGTGGTTTCCTCCTGCAGGCCGCCGCTGTCGGTGAGTACGACCACGGCGTCCTTCCAGAGGTGCAGAAAGCTCATATAGGCCTGCGGGCCCATCAGGGTGACGCCCGGGCCCAGGTCGATGCCGAACTTCTCGATATTGGCGCGCGTGCGCGGATGCACCGGGAACACCAGCGGCAGTTCCTGGCCGACGCGGCGCAGCACCGTGGCCACGTTCTCCAGCGCCGCGGCGCTGTCCACATTGCTGGGGCGGTGCAGGGTCACCACGCCGTAGCGGGGGTGGCTGCGCTTGTAGGCGTCGCTCTC
This portion of the Paucibacter sediminis genome encodes:
- a CDS encoding WecB/TagA/CpsF family glycosyltransferase; its protein translation is MNSHVSEPLSQGRAELVETSLFGIRLFGGSFTAAVNAIMRDAAARSGGIVCVANVDMVTRALSMPGLAGAMAKARWVVTDGMPLVWALKHLNGMAFAERVNGPRLTLELCRRAAAEGVSVFLYGGTPQELELMRANLLAQFPELKIAGAVSPPMLPAEPPFDAEITEQINQSGAGLVFVGLGCPKQESWMLAQQPHLKPIALGVGFAFALIAGTKSHAPQWMQRNGLEWLFRLSQEPGRLWKRYLVGNSIFIAQVLKHLVTRRR